The following coding sequences are from one Streptomyces sp. NBC_01294 window:
- a CDS encoding ABC transporter ATP-binding protein, which yields MTGAGLPPVVRFEGVGLTYPGPPPVHALRPCELTVERGEYVTVVGPSGSGKSTFLNVAGLIDAPTGGRYLLDGIDTGALRDRDRTALRGQRIGFVFQSFHLLPHRSALENVLLAMVYNGVPRSERADRARTALDRVGLGHRTGHLPTRMSGGERQRVAIARALVAEPSLLLCDEPTGNLDTATADSVLALLDELHADGLTLLVITHDPRVAERGRRTVSIRDGMLGEVVRR from the coding sequence CTCCCCCCTGTCGTCCGCTTCGAGGGCGTCGGGCTCACCTACCCCGGACCTCCGCCCGTCCATGCCCTGCGGCCCTGCGAACTGACCGTGGAGCGCGGCGAGTACGTCACGGTCGTCGGCCCCTCCGGCTCCGGGAAGTCGACCTTCCTGAACGTTGCCGGGCTCATCGACGCCCCGACCGGCGGCCGGTACCTGCTCGACGGCATCGACACCGGCGCTCTGCGCGACCGCGACCGGACCGCCCTGCGCGGGCAGCGGATCGGCTTCGTGTTCCAGTCCTTCCACCTCCTGCCGCACCGCAGCGCCCTGGAGAACGTGCTCCTCGCCATGGTCTACAACGGCGTCCCGCGGTCGGAGCGCGCCGACCGGGCCCGTACCGCGCTCGACCGGGTCGGCCTCGGACACCGCACCGGCCACCTGCCGACCCGGATGTCCGGTGGTGAGCGCCAGCGCGTGGCGATCGCCCGCGCCCTGGTCGCCGAGCCGTCGCTGCTGCTGTGCGACGAGCCGACCGGCAACCTGGACACCGCCACGGCCGACTCCGTACTGGCCCTGCTGGACGAACTGCACGCCGACGGGCTGACCCTGCTGGTCATCACGCACGATCCGCGGGTGGCCGAGCGGGGCCGGCGGACCGTGTCGATCCGCGACGGGATGCTGGGCGAGGTCGTCCGCCGATGA
- a CDS encoding ABC transporter permease has translation MRWGRKDTETAAGITPSRFSPRDLLAEALAGMLQRPARSALTGLGTVLGVGTFVAILGLTATASSQIDSRFNAMTATEVGVEDTAGRGDPQLAQQVPNAFPADADARAGALNGVTAAGVFWPVPLGGNTVRSAPVAGATGERIPVVAASPGMLRAAGLTLGSGRGFDDFHDGRAEQVAVVGSAMAARLGITTLESRPAVFIGDHPFTVVGIATGADRKADLLLSVVVPRRTAEKLWGPPDNSQRARMLVVTELGAARQVAGELPPALRPDHPDWLAPVPPPDPRSLRSGVTTDLDQLFLLLAAICLVIGAVGIANTTLVAVLERTGEIGLRRALGARGRHIMVQFLAESAAQGAVGGLVGTSLGTLTVVAVSALRDWTPVMSPATVAVAPLIGLVTGVLAGLYPAWRASRTEPAEALRR, from the coding sequence GTGAGGTGGGGACGGAAGGACACCGAAACCGCGGCCGGCATCACGCCCTCCCGGTTCTCACCACGCGACCTGCTCGCCGAGGCACTCGCCGGAATGCTCCAGCGCCCCGCCCGCTCCGCCCTCACGGGCCTCGGCACGGTGCTGGGGGTGGGCACCTTCGTGGCGATCCTGGGCCTCACGGCCACCGCGTCCTCGCAGATCGACAGCCGGTTCAACGCCATGACGGCCACCGAGGTCGGGGTCGAGGACACGGCCGGCCGCGGCGATCCGCAACTCGCGCAACAGGTGCCGAACGCCTTCCCCGCCGACGCCGACGCCCGCGCGGGCGCCCTGAACGGGGTCACGGCCGCCGGGGTGTTCTGGCCGGTCCCGCTCGGCGGGAACACCGTACGGTCGGCCCCGGTGGCCGGGGCCACGGGCGAGCGGATCCCGGTGGTCGCCGCCTCCCCCGGAATGCTGCGCGCGGCCGGGCTGACCCTCGGCTCGGGACGGGGCTTCGACGACTTCCACGACGGGCGCGCCGAACAGGTGGCGGTGGTGGGCTCGGCAATGGCCGCCCGCCTGGGCATCACCACGCTGGAGAGCCGCCCGGCGGTGTTCATCGGAGACCACCCGTTCACCGTGGTCGGCATCGCCACCGGCGCCGACCGCAAAGCGGACCTGCTGCTGTCGGTGGTCGTGCCCCGGCGGACCGCCGAGAAGCTGTGGGGGCCGCCGGACAATTCCCAGCGGGCCCGGATGCTGGTGGTGACCGAGCTGGGCGCGGCCCGCCAGGTGGCCGGGGAGCTGCCGCCCGCCCTGCGCCCGGACCATCCCGACTGGCTGGCACCCGTACCGCCGCCCGATCCGCGGTCCCTGCGGTCAGGGGTCACCACCGACCTGGACCAGCTGTTCCTGCTGCTGGCGGCGATCTGCCTCGTCATAGGCGCGGTGGGGATCGCCAACACCACGCTGGTGGCGGTGCTGGAACGGACCGGGGAGATCGGCCTGCGCCGGGCGCTCGGTGCGCGCGGCCGGCACATCATGGTCCAGTTCCTGGCCGAGTCCGCGGCCCAGGGCGCGGTGGGCGGCCTGGTCGGCACCTCGCTCGGCACGCTCACCGTGGTCGCGGTGTCGGCCCTGCGCGACTGGACCCCGGTGATGTCGCCGGCCACCGTCGCCGTGGCGCCGCTGATCGGACTGGTCACCGGGGTCCTGGCAGGCCTCTATCCGGCGTGGCGGGCCTCGCGTACCGAACCGGCCGAGGCCCTGCGCCGCTAG
- a CDS encoding pirin family protein, producing MPAVTVENPLTLPRVAEPQAAVPRKVLAVVSAPGGFEGEGFPVRRAFAGINYQYLDPFIMMDQMGEVEYAPGEPKGTPWHPHRGFETVTYLIDGTFVHQDSNGGGGVINGGDTQWMTAGSGLLHIEAPPESLVVSGGLFHGLQLWVNLPASDKMMPPRYQDIGGGQVQLLTTPDGGSLLRVIAGELDGHEGPGITHTPITMIHATVSPGAQITLPWRKDFNALAYVLAGRGSVGEDRRPLRTGQTAVFGEGGSITVRADESQDSNAPDLEVVLLGGRPIREPMAHYGPFVMNSQHELQQAFDDFQAGRLGTIPTTARERTKSAEQHS from the coding sequence ATGCCCGCAGTGACTGTTGAGAACCCGTTGACGCTTCCGCGCGTGGCCGAGCCGCAGGCGGCCGTCCCCCGCAAGGTGCTCGCCGTCGTCTCCGCGCCCGGTGGCTTCGAGGGTGAGGGATTCCCGGTGCGCCGCGCGTTCGCCGGCATCAACTACCAGTACCTCGACCCGTTCATCATGATGGACCAGATGGGCGAGGTGGAGTACGCGCCGGGCGAGCCCAAGGGCACCCCCTGGCACCCGCACCGCGGCTTCGAGACCGTCACCTACCTGATCGACGGAACCTTCGTCCACCAGGACAGCAACGGTGGCGGCGGAGTCATCAACGGCGGCGACACCCAGTGGATGACCGCCGGGTCGGGCCTCCTGCACATCGAGGCCCCGCCGGAGTCCCTCGTCGTCAGCGGCGGGCTCTTCCACGGCCTCCAGCTGTGGGTGAACCTCCCTGCCTCCGACAAGATGATGCCCCCGCGCTACCAGGACATCGGCGGCGGCCAGGTCCAGCTGCTGACCACCCCGGACGGCGGCTCCCTGCTCCGTGTGATCGCCGGCGAGCTGGACGGCCACGAGGGTCCGGGCATCACCCACACCCCGATCACGATGATCCACGCGACCGTCTCGCCGGGCGCGCAGATCACCCTGCCGTGGCGCAAGGACTTCAACGCGCTGGCGTACGTCCTGGCCGGCCGCGGGTCCGTCGGCGAGGACCGCAGGCCCCTGCGGACCGGGCAGACGGCCGTCTTCGGCGAGGGCGGCTCGATCACGGTGCGGGCGGACGAGTCCCAGGACTCCAACGCCCCGGACCTGGAGGTCGTGCTCCTCGGCGGGCGCCCCATCCGGGAGCCGATGGCGCACTACGGGCCGTTCGTCATGAACAGCCAGCACGAACTGCAGCAGGCGTTCGACGACTTCCAGGCGGGCCGGCTGGGCACCATCCCGACCACCGCGCGGGAGCGGACCAAGTCGGCGGAACAGCACTCCTAG
- a CDS encoding helix-turn-helix domain-containing protein, with the protein MHFTAEDLLNVRFASEPLPLVELAMALVAWQRTDEPAVFGRWRGRLGQELPARVRPLLDLLLPDGDNPEFVEPYARTLEEGLVAVRDAGALLTADELGRAVARAPGAASRLRALWGQDREAWDRLGGAIRAGHEVAVAPHWTRIRQSFRADVAWRTRLLAAHGIKACLASTHPRAAWSGTVLEVDRPPHYEVRLGGRGLLLMPSSFWTGRPLIARGPDGPDGAYLLLYPALTPLPLVGPGPAQGALDALLGRTRAAVLQLLVQQRTTSELARDLDISLPSVSEHTRTLRAAGLITTERDGKAVLHSVTGLGVDLLHSGG; encoded by the coding sequence GTGCACTTCACGGCAGAGGACCTGCTCAACGTCAGGTTCGCGAGCGAGCCGCTGCCGCTGGTGGAGCTGGCCATGGCGCTGGTCGCCTGGCAGCGCACCGACGAACCGGCGGTTTTCGGCCGCTGGCGCGGCCGCCTGGGCCAAGAGCTGCCGGCCCGGGTCCGGCCGTTGCTGGACCTGCTGCTGCCGGACGGCGACAACCCGGAGTTCGTCGAACCGTACGCGCGCACCCTGGAGGAGGGGCTCGTCGCCGTACGGGACGCGGGTGCGCTCCTCACCGCCGACGAGCTGGGCCGGGCCGTCGCCCGGGCCCCCGGCGCGGCGTCCCGGCTGCGCGCGCTGTGGGGGCAGGACCGCGAGGCGTGGGACCGGCTGGGCGGTGCGATCCGGGCCGGGCACGAGGTGGCCGTGGCCCCGCACTGGACGAGGATCCGCCAGTCCTTCCGGGCGGACGTGGCCTGGCGCACCCGGCTGCTGGCCGCGCACGGCATCAAGGCGTGCCTGGCCAGTACGCACCCGCGCGCCGCCTGGTCGGGCACCGTCCTGGAGGTCGACCGGCCGCCGCACTACGAGGTCCGGCTCGGCGGGCGCGGCCTGCTGCTGATGCCCTCGTCGTTCTGGACGGGGCGCCCGCTGATCGCGCGGGGCCCGGACGGCCCCGACGGGGCGTACCTGCTGCTGTACCCGGCGCTGACGCCGCTGCCGCTGGTCGGGCCGGGCCCCGCGCAGGGGGCGCTGGACGCGCTGCTGGGCCGGACCCGGGCGGCCGTGCTCCAGCTGCTGGTGCAGCAGCGCACGACCTCGGAGCTGGCCCGGGACCTCGACATCAGCCTGCCCTCGGTCTCCGAGCACACCCGGACGCTGCGCGCGGCCGGGCTGATCACCACGGAGCGCGACGGCAAGGCGGTCCTGCACTCGGTGACGGGCCTGGGCGTGGACCTGCTGCACAGCGGCGGCTGA
- a CDS encoding SseB family protein, which translates to MYGYDQNPGAQQQGYAQQPPQGYAQQTPPLYPEPSPPSLADAVRAFTTGSLSAEDFQQIFATSKVYCPRGETPGFLALHNTQQPVIPMFTTLKELRRYAGKESKYFVITGAEVIDLLPTGYGFVLDMEGDHRMVFDAKAVEQMVDFAMRRMYG; encoded by the coding sequence ATGTACGGCTACGACCAGAACCCGGGCGCCCAGCAGCAGGGCTACGCGCAGCAGCCCCCGCAGGGCTACGCGCAGCAGACGCCGCCGCTGTACCCCGAGCCGTCCCCGCCCTCCCTCGCGGACGCGGTACGGGCCTTCACCACCGGCTCGCTGTCCGCCGAGGACTTCCAGCAGATCTTCGCGACCTCGAAGGTCTATTGCCCGCGCGGCGAGACCCCCGGATTCCTGGCGCTGCACAACACGCAGCAGCCGGTCATCCCCATGTTCACCACGCTCAAGGAGCTGCGCCGGTACGCCGGCAAGGAGTCCAAGTACTTCGTGATCACCGGCGCGGAGGTGATCGACCTGCTGCCCACCGGGTACGGCTTCGTCCTCGACATGGAGGGCGACCACCGGATGGTCTTCGACGCGAAGGCGGTCGAGCAGATGGTCGACTTCGCCATGCGCCGCATGTACGGCTAG
- a CDS encoding DUF397 domain-containing protein, whose product MASNGTDFRTAVWRKSSYSNGDGGNCVEVADGLVGVVPVRDSKRPHGPVVIVAAGAWVPFVRALKAGDLSG is encoded by the coding sequence ATGGCAAGCAACGGCACTGACTTCCGTACTGCTGTCTGGCGTAAGAGCAGCTACAGCAACGGCGATGGAGGGAACTGCGTCGAGGTCGCGGACGGCTTGGTCGGAGTTGTCCCCGTCCGGGACTCGAAGAGGCCGCACGGGCCCGTCGTGATCGTCGCGGCCGGCGCGTGGGTTCCGTTCGTACGGGCTCTGAAGGCCGGGGACCTCTCGGGCTGA
- a CDS encoding helix-turn-helix domain-containing protein: protein MAASKDIDGSESVPAFYGTELRWRREVAGLTLQQAVEGSFYGVSYLSEIERAQRRMPVDLARHVDQVLRTDGFFERRCEDVRKARKGAHAEYFAPVAEAETRARTIEEWNSALVPGLLQTESYARAVIRSTHSLDLKEEVDAKISQRLGRAKLFDDPKKPEYWVILHESVIREPILRPAEMAEQLDRIAALADRSRIVPQLMLWNAPTRPFMELSLLFMEFDDEPPLMYTEGPYHGQTIDDPALVRQYRKAYDLLRAAALPPDASLARIKDAAEDYRNGKQRH, encoded by the coding sequence GTGGCCGCGAGTAAGGACATTGACGGCTCCGAGAGTGTTCCGGCCTTCTATGGCACGGAACTGCGCTGGAGGCGGGAGGTGGCAGGCCTCACGCTTCAGCAGGCGGTGGAAGGCAGCTTCTACGGGGTCAGCTACCTGAGCGAGATCGAGCGCGCTCAGCGCCGGATGCCGGTGGATCTGGCCCGGCACGTGGATCAGGTGCTGCGGACGGACGGCTTCTTCGAGCGGCGCTGCGAGGACGTTCGGAAAGCCCGGAAGGGTGCGCACGCGGAGTACTTCGCGCCGGTCGCGGAGGCAGAGACGCGGGCGCGAACCATCGAGGAGTGGAACAGCGCGCTTGTTCCCGGTCTACTCCAGACCGAGTCGTACGCGCGCGCGGTCATCCGGTCCACGCACTCCCTGGACCTCAAGGAAGAGGTCGACGCGAAGATCAGTCAGCGCCTGGGGCGGGCCAAGCTCTTCGACGACCCGAAGAAGCCGGAGTACTGGGTCATCCTGCATGAGTCCGTGATTCGCGAACCGATCCTCCGACCGGCTGAGATGGCCGAACAACTAGACCGGATCGCCGCCCTGGCGGATCGCAGCCGCATCGTTCCACAGCTCATGCTGTGGAACGCGCCCACCCGGCCTTTCATGGAGCTCTCGCTCCTGTTCATGGAGTTCGATGACGAACCGCCGCTGATGTACACGGAGGGGCCGTACCACGGCCAGACGATCGACGATCCGGCCCTCGTGAGGCAGTACCGCAAGGCATACGATCTTCTCAGGGCCGCCGCCTTGCCGCCGGATGCGTCCCTCGCCAGGATCAAGGATGCGGCTGAGGATTACCGAAATGGCAAGCAACGGCACTGA
- a CDS encoding ATP-binding protein: protein MNALTIRLLAVPKAVPLARHAVREHLGDAEACPDAELCVSELLANVITHLGEGTAVTLRVTGTGRAARTRVELTDPDPRAWPVLRQAGGTEESGRGLALLDAVALRWGVTQGPDGKTVWCEL, encoded by the coding sequence GTGAACGCCCTCACCATCCGGCTGCTCGCCGTCCCCAAGGCCGTCCCCCTCGCCCGCCACGCCGTGCGCGAGCACCTCGGGGACGCCGAAGCCTGCCCCGACGCCGAGCTCTGCGTCAGCGAGCTGCTGGCCAACGTGATCACCCACCTCGGCGAGGGCACCGCCGTCACCCTGCGCGTCACCGGGACCGGAAGGGCAGCCCGTACGCGGGTCGAGCTCACCGATCCCGATCCGCGCGCGTGGCCCGTACTGCGGCAGGCGGGCGGAACCGAAGAGTCCGGGCGCGGCCTCGCCCTGCTCGACGCCGTGGCCCTGCGATGGGGGGTCACGCAGGGCCCGGACGGCAAGACGGTCTGGTGCGAGCTTTGA
- a CDS encoding acyl-CoA dehydrogenase — protein sequence MGHYKSNLRDIEFNLFEVLGRDKQYGTGPFEEMDTETAKSVLSELARLAENELAASFEDADRNPPVFDPATNTAPVPASFKKSYEAFMDSEYWRLGLPEEIGGTTSPRSLIWAYAELLLGSNPAIWMYSSGPAFAGILHEEGNEAQKKVAQIAVEKRWGSTMVLTEPDAGSDVGAGRTKAIQQADGSWHIEGVKRFITSGEHDMEENILHYVLARPEGHGPGTKGLSLFLVPKFHFDWETGELGERNGVYATNVEHKMGLKASNTCEMTFGDQHPAKGWLIGDKHDGIRQMFMIIEFARMMVGTKAIATLSTGYLNALEYAKERVQGPDLANFMDKTAPKVTITHHPDVRRSLMTQKAYAEGMRALVLHTASVQDEIQVKQAAGQDASAEIGLNDLLLPIVKGYGSEKSYEQLAQSLQTFGGSGYLQEYPIEQYIRDAKIDTLYEGTTAIQGQDFFFRKIVRDQGASLNILSETIKKFLAEAVGGEELAGARDALAKAAVDLEAIVGQMIVDLTATGEDVKNIYKVGQNTTRLLMASGDVVVGYLLLKGAAVAAEKLGGASAKDVPFYTGKIAAAKFFAAEILPGVSVQRALAEAVDNSLMELDEAAF from the coding sequence ATGGGGCACTACAAGTCGAATCTCCGCGACATCGAGTTCAACCTCTTCGAGGTGCTCGGCCGCGACAAGCAGTACGGCACCGGTCCGTTCGAGGAGATGGACACCGAGACCGCCAAGAGCGTCCTGTCCGAGCTGGCCCGCCTCGCCGAGAACGAGCTGGCCGCCTCCTTCGAGGACGCCGACCGCAACCCGCCGGTCTTCGACCCGGCCACCAACACCGCGCCCGTCCCGGCCTCCTTCAAGAAGAGCTACGAAGCCTTCATGGACTCCGAGTACTGGCGCCTGGGCCTGCCCGAGGAGATCGGCGGCACCACCTCGCCCCGCTCCCTCATCTGGGCCTACGCGGAGCTCCTGCTCGGCTCGAACCCGGCCATCTGGATGTACTCCTCCGGCCCGGCGTTCGCCGGCATCCTCCACGAAGAGGGCAACGAGGCGCAGAAGAAGGTCGCGCAGATAGCCGTCGAGAAGCGCTGGGGCTCCACCATGGTCCTCACCGAGCCGGACGCCGGCTCGGACGTCGGCGCCGGCCGCACCAAGGCGATCCAGCAGGCGGACGGCTCCTGGCACATCGAGGGCGTGAAGCGCTTCATCACGTCCGGTGAGCACGACATGGAGGAGAACATCCTCCACTACGTCCTCGCCCGCCCCGAGGGCCACGGCCCCGGCACCAAGGGCCTGTCCCTCTTCCTCGTCCCGAAGTTCCACTTCGACTGGGAGACCGGCGAGCTGGGCGAGCGCAACGGCGTCTACGCCACGAACGTCGAGCACAAGATGGGCCTCAAGGCCTCCAACACGTGCGAGATGACCTTCGGCGACCAGCACCCCGCCAAGGGCTGGCTGATCGGTGACAAGCACGACGGCATCCGCCAGATGTTCATGATCATCGAGTTCGCCCGCATGATGGTCGGCACGAAGGCCATCGCCACCCTCTCCACCGGCTACCTCAACGCGCTGGAGTACGCCAAGGAGCGCGTGCAGGGCCCGGACCTGGCGAACTTCATGGACAAGACCGCGCCCAAGGTCACCATCACGCACCACCCCGACGTGCGCCGCTCGCTCATGACGCAGAAGGCGTACGCCGAGGGCATGCGCGCCCTCGTCCTGCACACCGCCAGCGTCCAGGACGAGATCCAGGTCAAGCAGGCCGCGGGCCAGGACGCCTCCGCCGAGATCGGCCTGAACGACCTGCTCCTGCCGATCGTCAAGGGCTACGGCTCGGAGAAGTCCTACGAGCAGCTCGCGCAGTCCCTGCAGACCTTCGGCGGCTCCGGGTACCTGCAGGAGTACCCGATCGAGCAGTACATCCGCGACGCCAAGATCGACACCCTCTACGAGGGCACCACGGCCATCCAGGGCCAGGACTTCTTCTTCCGGAAGATCGTCCGCGACCAGGGCGCCTCGCTGAACATCCTCTCCGAGACGATCAAGAAGTTCCTGGCCGAGGCCGTCGGCGGCGAGGAGCTGGCCGGCGCCCGCGACGCGCTCGCCAAGGCCGCCGTCGACCTGGAGGCCATCGTCGGCCAGATGATCGTCGACCTCACCGCCACCGGCGAGGACGTCAAGAACATCTACAAGGTCGGCCAGAACACCACCCGCCTGCTGATGGCCTCCGGTGACGTGGTCGTCGGATACCTGCTGCTCAAGGGCGCCGCCGTGGCCGCCGAGAAGCTGGGAGGCGCCTCCGCGAAGGACGTCCCCTTCTACACCGGCAAGATCGCCGCCGCGAAGTTCTTCGCGGCCGAGATCCTCCCGGGCGTCTCGGTCCAGCGCGCGCTGGCCGAGGCCGTCGACAACTCCCTCATGGAGCTCGACGAGGCCGCCTTCTAG
- a CDS encoding M18 family aminopeptidase: MSSPARFDRGHTDDLMTFLTASPSPYHAVANAAERLEKAGFRQVSETDAWDAGTGGRFVLRGGALIAWYVPEGAVAHTPFRIVGAHTDSPNLRVKPLPDTGSQGWRQIAVEIYGGTLLNTWLDRDLGLAGRLTLRDGSERLVNVDRALLRVPQLAVHLDRSVNTDGLKLDKQRHMQPIWGLGDVQEGDLIAFLEEEEGLDQGSVAGWDLMVHSIEPPSYLGRDRELVAGPRMDNLLSVHAGIAALVAVSAAGKLDHIPVLAAFDHEENGSQSDTGADGPLLGNVLERSVFARGGTYEDRARAFAGTICLSSDTGHAVHPNYAERHDPSHHPRVNGGPILKVNVNQRYATDGSGRAVFASACERAGVPWQTFVSNNSMPCGTTIGPITAARHGIQTVDIGVAILSMHSARELCGADDPFLLANSLVAFLEG, translated from the coding sequence ATGAGCTCTCCCGCCCGCTTCGACCGCGGCCACACCGACGATCTGATGACCTTTTTGACGGCCAGTCCGTCGCCGTACCACGCCGTGGCCAACGCGGCGGAGCGGCTGGAGAAGGCAGGCTTCAGGCAGGTGTCGGAAACGGACGCCTGGGATGCGGGCACCGGGGGCAGGTTCGTGCTCCGCGGCGGTGCGCTCATCGCCTGGTACGTCCCCGAAGGCGCGGTCGCGCACACCCCGTTCCGGATCGTCGGCGCGCACACCGACTCGCCCAACCTGCGGGTCAAGCCGCTGCCGGACACGGGCTCGCAGGGCTGGCGGCAGATCGCCGTCGAGATCTACGGCGGCACCCTGCTCAACACCTGGCTCGACCGCGACCTGGGCCTGGCCGGGCGGTTGACCCTGCGCGACGGCAGTGAGCGCCTGGTGAACGTGGACCGCGCGCTGCTGCGCGTGCCCCAACTGGCCGTGCACCTGGACCGGTCGGTGAACACCGACGGCCTCAAGCTCGACAAGCAGCGGCACATGCAGCCGATCTGGGGTCTGGGCGACGTGCAGGAGGGCGACCTGATCGCGTTCCTGGAGGAGGAAGAGGGCCTGGACCAGGGCTCGGTGGCCGGCTGGGACCTGATGGTCCACTCCATCGAGCCGCCCTCGTACCTGGGCCGCGACCGCGAGCTGGTGGCCGGCCCGCGGATGGACAACCTGCTGTCGGTGCACGCGGGGATCGCCGCGCTGGTGGCGGTGTCCGCCGCCGGGAAGCTCGACCACATCCCCGTACTGGCCGCCTTCGACCACGAGGAGAACGGCTCGCAGTCGGACACGGGCGCGGACGGCCCGCTGCTGGGGAACGTGCTGGAACGTTCAGTCTTCGCACGCGGGGGCACGTACGAGGACCGTGCGCGGGCCTTCGCCGGCACCATCTGCCTGTCCTCGGACACCGGGCACGCCGTCCACCCCAACTACGCGGAGCGGCACGACCCTTCGCACCACCCGCGGGTCAACGGCGGCCCGATCCTGAAGGTCAACGTCAACCAGCGGTACGCGACGGACGGCAGCGGGCGCGCGGTGTTCGCGAGCGCGTGCGAGCGGGCCGGCGTGCCGTGGCAGACCTTCGTCTCCAACAACTCGATGCCGTGCGGCACCACGATCGGCCCGATCACGGCCGCCCGCCACGGCATTCAGACCGTGGACATCGGCGTCGCGATCCTCTCGATGCACAGCGCGCGCGAACTGTGCGGCGCGGACGACCCGTTCCTGCTGGCGAACTCCCTGGTGGCCTTCCTGGAGGGCTGA